A stretch of the Vibrio aquimaris genome encodes the following:
- a CDS encoding winged helix-turn-helix domain-containing protein — protein sequence MGTHDLLTLYELCCHAGEVVSKEALIEKGWPGKIVSDSSLTQSIRNIRTLLGDNGRDQRWLKTVSKVGYMLDASIVRELSQDDSALEINVSSPQSSQPKNSLFGDIKHHSKIKIAILVVLLATTFNVSYNIYYHFISPENITEYPKIGYSKGVTEVYSDRLYAAAMIGEKVVNWLKQQQVQPNKVAILLYKQNLSLAIVDGNGKITNRLIILDEGTELGQITELALSEVDNVLR from the coding sequence ATGGGTACCCATGATCTGCTCACTCTGTATGAGCTATGCTGTCATGCTGGTGAAGTAGTTTCAAAGGAAGCGCTGATCGAAAAAGGATGGCCGGGCAAAATCGTTTCTGATAGCTCTCTAACTCAATCTATCCGAAACATACGCACCTTACTCGGTGATAATGGCAGGGATCAACGTTGGTTAAAAACGGTCTCAAAAGTCGGTTATATGCTCGATGCGTCGATAGTTAGAGAGCTGAGTCAAGACGACTCTGCACTTGAAATTAATGTCTCATCCCCACAATCATCGCAACCTAAGAACTCATTGTTTGGTGATATCAAACACCATTCTAAAATCAAAATCGCTATCTTAGTCGTACTTTTAGCTACCACATTCAATGTATCTTATAACATCTACTATCACTTTATCAGCCCAGAAAACATAACTGAATACCCTAAGATCGGTTACAGTAAAGGTGTCACTGAAGTTTATTCTGACAGACTATATGCAGCGGCTATGATAGGAGAGAAGGTCGTGAACTGGCTTAAGCAGCAACAAGTTCAACCAAACAAAGTAGCTATTCTACTGTATAAGCAAAATCTTTCATTAGCGATAGTGGATGGTAACGGTAAAATTACTAACCGCCTGATTATTTTGGATGAAGGCACTGAATTAGGGCAAATTACCGAACTCGCCCTTAGTGAGGTAGACAATGTTTTACGCTAG
- a CDS encoding flagellar biosynthetic protein FliQ yields MTVIDVTAACLDIVKDAIIIFSLSFVITGVVVGLLQTVFSVQDPGLPMAAKLVVFIVLLTQVGGNIYDQFHLLFRQL; encoded by the coding sequence ATGACCGTAATTGATGTTACCGCAGCGTGCTTAGATATAGTTAAAGACGCAATAATAATTTTCTCTTTGAGCTTTGTTATTACAGGTGTGGTTGTGGGTTTGCTCCAGACAGTATTTAGTGTTCAAGATCCTGGCCTTCCCATGGCCGCAAAATTAGTCGTTTTTATTGTGCTTTTGACTCAGGTTGGCGGCAATATCTATGACCAGTTTCATCTGCTCTTCAGGCAGTTGTAA
- the vscN2 gene encoding type III secretion system ATPase VscN2 — protein sequence MLNHYFKVKESYQDTVICHVSVDTFVGQECFISTVTGERIRGEVMKVAGHRVEIKLLQPGAVQRGGRVEITPRRFCFPLNEDALVGKVINCYGESIYGDDYLNQPGQFEDLPIAVEPIPLNIRAPIETVFPTKLKIIDGLFTIGEGQRLGLFAPAGAGKTTTVSIMANNMDADVVIFAMIGERAREVVEFLEGEIGPEVIQKSITIVSTSEANPLEKVRSGLVAVSIARHYMEQGKKVVLYFDSLTRFARAQAMLDNTPIKGGIPIGVSLALSRLVESCGNSIHGSVTGIFTVLIEKEIDDDPIAHEVKSLIDGHLVYSTTIASTGRYPAIDVLKSKSRLQNKVQSEEYVRLSERVKDMVYRYFNVELLIRVGEYEKGNDLETDEAIDRYPHIMSFLKQGFDGVEYEQTLEAMEGIWSAY from the coding sequence ATGTTGAACCATTACTTCAAGGTTAAAGAGTCTTATCAAGATACGGTTATTTGCCATGTCTCGGTAGATACTTTTGTCGGTCAGGAATGTTTTATCAGTACTGTTACTGGTGAGCGTATTCGTGGTGAAGTGATGAAAGTGGCTGGCCATAGAGTAGAAATTAAGTTGCTTCAACCCGGAGCGGTTCAACGAGGCGGTAGAGTTGAAATTACCCCAAGACGTTTTTGCTTCCCGCTCAATGAGGATGCATTGGTCGGTAAAGTGATCAACTGTTACGGTGAATCTATTTATGGCGATGACTATTTAAATCAGCCTGGTCAATTTGAGGATTTGCCGATAGCTGTTGAGCCTATTCCACTGAATATTCGGGCTCCCATTGAAACCGTTTTTCCCACTAAGTTAAAAATCATTGATGGTCTGTTCACAATTGGTGAAGGGCAGCGTCTTGGTCTGTTTGCCCCTGCTGGCGCAGGTAAGACGACGACAGTCTCCATAATGGCCAACAATATGGACGCTGATGTGGTGATATTTGCCATGATTGGAGAACGGGCTCGTGAAGTAGTCGAATTCCTTGAAGGAGAAATAGGCCCAGAGGTAATTCAAAAGTCAATCACCATAGTATCGACTTCTGAAGCGAATCCGTTGGAGAAGGTGCGTTCAGGACTAGTGGCGGTGTCTATCGCTAGACATTATATGGAGCAAGGCAAAAAGGTTGTCTTGTACTTTGATTCCCTAACGCGTTTTGCTCGTGCTCAAGCAATGCTCGATAATACGCCAATTAAAGGTGGAATCCCAATTGGTGTATCACTTGCTTTATCTCGCTTAGTTGAGAGTTGCGGTAATTCAATCCATGGTTCGGTGACAGGTATATTCACTGTTTTGATTGAAAAAGAAATTGATGATGACCCTATTGCGCATGAGGTGAAATCGCTAATCGATGGACACTTGGTGTATTCGACAACGATTGCCTCAACTGGACGATACCCTGCGATCGATGTTTTGAAAAGCAAAAGCCGTTTGCAGAATAAGGTTCAAAGCGAAGAATATGTTCGATTATCTGAACGCGTAAAAGACATGGTGTATCGATATTTCAACGTTGAACTCTTAATTCGGGTTGGTGAATATGAAAAGGGCAATGATTTGGAGACAGATGAGGCGATCGATAGATACCCTCATATAATGTCGTTTCTAAAGCAAGGATTCGATGGAGTTGAATATGAACAAACCCTCGAAGCAATGGAAGGAATTTGGTCAGCTTATTGA
- a CDS encoding secretin N-terminal domain-containing protein: protein MKKYKKLILLCLAVLAPIAQAEVLIKQQDINLQTALKAIAKDMQVKLVDDIDSKTERQLITQTLSGSGPELLEQLSEVYDFDWYVYGGTLTVQSGQAYINYSYKPRNIKPKALLRELNNTFNISATTKVKLVERGNSILFSGTRKFVNDAVGYATMVDRNQFLENGNDLQLARINFHYISVVDRQIDTFGNSVVFPGAMSLISSAIINIGQFQNISDGDAIEKAYKVKLKNSEKQELEEEEKTSKVQALPGSNALLVRGTPEEVKLAKRIAALIDIKRKQLLFSLKVYDVSVTRGEDLGVDFNSTRGIYDIVVNPFTETKEFLQSFQALSSNGVARGVYETNLLILENQQGIFNKKETATIKLVSVEEVQTQEIEADNGLYVTGRLLPSGSVQAKIRYIEESLDDSDDDDSAKAEPPRVSSQSLESEVYIHPDQTVVLGGFDNTETQSTETGVPVLSSIPLLGELFKSTNEIKRKYKRYVSISYEVVE from the coding sequence ATGAAGAAGTATAAGAAACTAATACTACTTTGCTTGGCTGTACTCGCTCCTATAGCTCAAGCTGAAGTACTGATTAAACAGCAAGATATAAATTTACAAACTGCGTTAAAAGCAATTGCTAAAGATATGCAAGTTAAGCTAGTTGATGATATCGATAGCAAGACAGAACGTCAGTTAATTACACAAACCTTATCAGGAAGTGGGCCTGAGCTATTAGAGCAGCTTTCAGAAGTTTATGACTTTGATTGGTATGTGTACGGGGGCACCCTTACGGTACAATCTGGGCAAGCCTATATTAATTACTCATATAAGCCGCGTAATATCAAGCCCAAAGCTTTACTCAGAGAACTTAATAATACCTTTAATATTAGTGCTACGACTAAGGTAAAATTAGTCGAGCGTGGAAACTCCATTTTGTTCTCTGGTACTCGAAAGTTTGTCAATGATGCCGTAGGCTATGCCACTATGGTTGACCGTAACCAATTTCTGGAAAATGGTAACGATCTTCAGCTTGCGCGCATTAATTTTCACTATATATCGGTGGTTGATCGCCAAATCGATACGTTTGGTAATTCTGTCGTCTTTCCTGGTGCAATGAGTTTGATCTCTTCTGCCATCATCAATATCGGTCAGTTTCAGAATATAAGTGATGGTGATGCTATTGAAAAAGCCTATAAAGTGAAGCTTAAAAATAGCGAGAAGCAGGAACTGGAAGAAGAAGAAAAGACGTCTAAAGTACAAGCGTTACCGGGATCCAACGCATTATTAGTTCGTGGTACGCCAGAGGAAGTGAAATTGGCGAAGCGTATCGCGGCGCTAATCGATATCAAGCGCAAACAGTTGCTATTTTCACTCAAGGTTTATGATGTTTCAGTAACACGTGGTGAAGATCTTGGTGTCGATTTTAACAGCACTAGAGGCATCTACGATATTGTGGTTAACCCGTTTACTGAGACAAAAGAATTCCTGCAAAGTTTTCAAGCGCTCTCATCTAATGGTGTGGCTCGTGGAGTGTATGAAACGAATTTGTTGATTCTTGAAAATCAACAAGGAATATTTAACAAGAAAGAAACGGCTACGATCAAGCTCGTGTCTGTAGAGGAAGTTCAAACTCAAGAGATAGAAGCCGACAACGGCCTTTATGTTACTGGTCGACTGCTGCCTTCTGGAAGTGTTCAAGCAAAAATTCGCTATATTGAAGAGTCCTTAGATGATAGTGACGACGACGATTCTGCCAAGGCAGAGCCACCACGAGTTAGTTCACAATCATTAGAATCTGAAGTCTATATACACCCTGACCAAACCGTTGTTCTCGGTGGGTTTGACAATACAGAAACTCAGTCAACGGAGACGGGCGTTCCAGTGTTATCTAGTATTCCCCTTCTTGGTGAACTCTTTAAAAGCACAAATGAAATTAAGCGAAAGTACAAACGTTACGTATCTATTTCCTATGAGGTTGTTGAGTGA
- a CDS encoding type III secretion system apparatus protein VscT2 encodes MGDLLFPSWMLFAGFFLFLKIYNPTRLYLDNITCLAIAIAMAIFVDVSQFDQLPTFGWVIAVFMFAVFSSVPYWISGTVGSVIQQLLLLNEQSVQDKRFTDESEALAKLGSLTFLIYALQSGTLFRPIVEVITQGKTETGDLDFEALYFLVTDSLTMMAIVAGKYIIIMLTITVCCGYVDLFFKKASLSLFVTPNIKAIVVIVLLNLWLLHDQFYVFKQMMHEVGYD; translated from the coding sequence ATGGGTGATCTCTTATTCCCCAGTTGGATGCTGTTTGCGGGTTTTTTCCTTTTTCTAAAAATCTATAACCCGACACGATTATATTTGGATAACATTACTTGTCTTGCGATAGCTATAGCGATGGCAATTTTTGTTGACGTAAGCCAGTTCGATCAATTGCCTACTTTTGGTTGGGTGATTGCAGTGTTTATGTTTGCTGTGTTTTCTTCTGTCCCGTACTGGATAAGTGGCACAGTTGGCAGTGTGATCCAGCAATTACTATTGCTTAATGAACAGTCTGTTCAGGATAAACGTTTTACAGATGAATCAGAGGCATTAGCAAAGCTTGGGAGCTTAACATTTTTAATTTATGCGCTGCAAAGTGGCACACTGTTTCGACCCATAGTCGAAGTCATTACCCAAGGTAAGACAGAAACAGGTGATTTAGACTTTGAAGCGCTATACTTTTTAGTTACAGATAGCCTAACCATGATGGCTATCGTGGCGGGTAAATACATCATTATCATGCTGACGATAACTGTGTGCTGTGGTTACGTTGACTTGTTTTTTAAAAAGGCGTCGCTATCACTTTTTGTCACGCCAAACATTAAAGCAATCGTGGTGATTGTGTTGTTAAATCTCTGGTTGTTACATGACCAGTTTTATGTGTTTAAACAAATGATGCACGAGGTAGGTTATGACTAG
- a CDS encoding flagellar type III secretion system pore protein FliP — translation MVQLLSPDNAFSGANLVLLLVLALLSTVFFICFSGFVKYNIVLNIIKNAVGTQQIPPTIVVNLLAALMALNSLWPDIKPGLERIKPYFSEQQQEEQLNLPVDLGVEEEKPQNITMYYLASNIFDFFPEVLKRAEDKTNQLTSMIDIPLNFDEESDTFKFFLGNLILDLYQGFELGLKLYMVFVSIDFLIAVVLSGVGMTMLSPTVISTPIKLAVFYFSDSWTLLFRALG, via the coding sequence ATGGTGCAGTTACTCAGTCCAGATAATGCGTTTTCTGGTGCTAACCTTGTTTTATTACTTGTGTTAGCGCTGTTATCTACCGTGTTCTTTATTTGTTTTTCTGGCTTTGTAAAATATAACATTGTCCTGAATATCATAAAGAATGCAGTCGGCACACAGCAAATTCCTCCAACTATTGTTGTGAACTTGCTTGCTGCTTTGATGGCGCTAAATAGTTTATGGCCAGATATTAAGCCTGGTCTCGAGCGAATAAAGCCTTACTTTTCCGAACAACAGCAAGAAGAGCAGCTCAACTTGCCTGTAGATTTAGGTGTTGAAGAAGAAAAACCTCAGAATATTACTATGTATTATTTAGCCAGTAATATTTTTGACTTCTTTCCTGAAGTACTGAAAAGAGCAGAAGATAAGACTAATCAACTGACTTCAATGATTGACATACCACTTAATTTTGATGAGGAAAGTGACACTTTTAAATTCTTTTTAGGTAACTTAATTCTCGATTTATACCAAGGGTTCGAACTTGGTCTCAAGTTGTATATGGTGTTTGTCAGTATAGATTTTCTCATTGCAGTTGTGCTCAGTGGTGTCGGGATGACCATGTTATCCCCAACGGTGATTTCAACGCCAATAAAGCTGGCAGTGTTTTATTTCTCTGACAGCTGGACCTTGCTATTTAGAGCGCTTGGGTAA
- a CDS encoding winged helix-turn-helix domain-containing protein, whose amino-acid sequence MDRNYVLGNQVIFDILKREIVASDQAVSLGGREAAILKLLCEQGNKVISKDEIHEEVWGKVLVSETSLTKAISNLRKSLGLFEGLACEIKTVPKEGYMLIIDEEAVAEFSAEEIPSLSIKSIASSVKPVPSSPQLLLDTEPAGNISTGGAFWLTLVFSASLLSSALTTGILLMVR is encoded by the coding sequence ATGGATAGAAATTACGTTCTGGGTAATCAGGTGATTTTTGACATTCTAAAGCGTGAAATAGTTGCAAGTGATCAAGCCGTGAGCTTGGGTGGACGTGAAGCTGCAATACTTAAGTTGTTGTGTGAACAAGGCAACAAAGTAATTAGTAAAGATGAAATCCATGAGGAAGTATGGGGTAAGGTATTGGTTAGTGAAACTTCATTGACTAAAGCAATTTCAAATCTTCGTAAATCACTTGGATTATTCGAGGGATTGGCCTGCGAAATTAAAACCGTACCAAAAGAAGGCTATATGCTGATTATTGACGAAGAAGCTGTGGCAGAGTTCTCTGCAGAGGAAATCCCTAGCTTATCGATTAAAAGTATTGCAAGTTCGGTGAAACCAGTGCCTTCTTCCCCTCAATTATTACTGGATACTGAACCTGCAGGAAACATCTCAACAGGGGGAGCATTCTGGCTTACCTTAGTTTTTTCTGCCTCTTTGCTTTCTTCAGCATTAACCACAGGAATTTTGCTGATGGTTCGCTGA
- a CDS encoding FliM/FliN family flagellar motor switch protein: MKIAIDVVVGHTTMTLDELNQLQSGQVKPLTDFVQSQVMLKSGNELIATGTLIKVDEQYCVSIDEINESKN, translated from the coding sequence ATGAAAATAGCTATAGATGTTGTGGTTGGCCATACCACAATGACGCTAGATGAGCTTAATCAGCTTCAGTCTGGACAAGTAAAACCGTTAACAGATTTTGTTCAATCGCAAGTAATGCTCAAAAGTGGCAATGAATTAATCGCAACGGGTACGTTAATTAAGGTTGATGAGCAATATTGTGTGTCAATTGACGAAATTAACGAGTCAAAAAATTAA
- a CDS encoding OmpA family protein produces MKMNKNICLTSALLLLLGGCSNQIRDDNLVLDYDWKPDVYNLVLVEVADADNFQLWVRRAPEYTEGSAHHKACVEVAEPTEPNRFYIANLNTYGLTEVKSCEGDYTAANNIVAPNQNRGFGGDEWRDVYGVSTSLLDNSNLLLKFESLFPVNEYKLTREGRSTLLSTIEELQKWPLDSLTVYGVADSSGTYANNRELADKRARVTRDFLIEEGLRNVPIQVRGSVENGLSTSEQRVTQRRFMIEVKLKKYEK; encoded by the coding sequence ATGAAGATGAACAAAAACATTTGCCTTACCTCAGCATTATTACTATTACTTGGTGGATGCAGTAACCAGATTCGCGACGACAATCTTGTACTCGACTATGACTGGAAACCCGATGTATATAACTTGGTGCTGGTTGAAGTTGCTGATGCGGATAACTTTCAGCTCTGGGTACGCAGAGCACCCGAGTACACTGAAGGTTCCGCTCATCATAAAGCATGTGTCGAAGTGGCGGAACCAACCGAGCCAAATCGCTTCTATATTGCTAACCTTAATACATATGGGTTAACTGAAGTAAAAAGTTGCGAGGGAGATTATACCGCAGCGAACAATATAGTTGCACCGAATCAAAATCGTGGCTTTGGAGGAGATGAGTGGAGAGATGTATACGGGGTATCGACCAGTTTACTCGATAACTCTAACTTATTGTTGAAGTTTGAAAGTCTGTTTCCTGTTAATGAGTATAAGCTGACTCGAGAAGGCCGTTCGACATTGCTTTCGACTATTGAAGAATTGCAAAAGTGGCCGCTAGATTCCCTTACTGTTTATGGCGTTGCTGACTCTTCAGGGACTTACGCAAACAACCGTGAATTAGCAGATAAGAGAGCGAGAGTAACACGTGACTTTTTGATCGAAGAAGGGTTGAGAAATGTACCTATCCAAGTGCGAGGTAGTGTTGAAAATGGTTTATCGACCTCGGAGCAGAGAGTGACTCAGAGACGTTTTATGATTGAGGTAAAACTAAAAAAGTATGAAAAATAG
- a CDS encoding EscU/YscU/HrcU family type III secretion system export apparatus switch protein, producing the protein MESTEPKKYPPTEKKLRDLKKKGQFPKTELAEPTLELIVFAIVFIGLIYFMFENANYWMEEILYADLHVGFSLMYSLIAAVIGSLMLVKLIMAIIDWVLINKNVINTESLGLKMEKIHPVTGFKNIFGIEAMSRSLRKVLELLFLLFLLKYVFDIAGEELNTLKQVNNRSFFLYNFIFYMLLVSLMFFVYGLCVGCVDFLVEQYHFRQKNRMTFTEMKNEMKETEGSPEIKSERKRKMREIMDAPVTKGRKPTFALANPTHILVPVCYDRNIDKAPVVLKICTDSLAQEEKARLKAMNIPIIEHKPLARAFYHKMKHGEDFIPKEFYRDVAMILSALNKQKKK; encoded by the coding sequence ATGGAGTCAACTGAACCTAAAAAATACCCGCCCACGGAGAAAAAACTGCGCGATCTTAAAAAGAAAGGGCAGTTTCCGAAAACGGAACTAGCTGAGCCGACATTAGAATTAATTGTCTTTGCTATTGTATTTATTGGTTTAATTTACTTCATGTTTGAAAATGCCAATTATTGGATGGAAGAGATTCTCTATGCCGATCTCCATGTTGGGTTTAGCTTGATGTATTCTTTGATTGCGGCGGTAATCGGAAGCTTAATGTTAGTAAAACTCATCATGGCAATTATCGATTGGGTGTTGATCAATAAAAATGTGATCAATACCGAATCTCTCGGATTGAAGATGGAGAAAATTCATCCGGTTACCGGGTTTAAGAACATTTTTGGCATTGAGGCGATGTCACGTTCATTGCGTAAAGTATTAGAGTTACTGTTTCTTCTTTTCTTGCTCAAGTATGTGTTCGATATTGCTGGAGAGGAGCTAAATACACTCAAGCAAGTCAATAATCGTAGCTTTTTTCTTTACAATTTCATTTTTTATATGTTGCTGGTTTCTTTGATGTTCTTCGTTTATGGCCTTTGTGTAGGTTGCGTAGATTTCTTAGTTGAGCAATATCACTTTCGGCAAAAAAACCGGATGACTTTCACCGAAATGAAAAATGAAATGAAGGAAACGGAAGGATCGCCTGAAATTAAATCTGAGCGTAAACGTAAGATGCGCGAGATTATGGATGCACCTGTAACCAAGGGAAGAAAGCCCACTTTTGCGTTAGCGAATCCGACTCACATACTTGTTCCTGTATGTTACGACAGAAATATAGACAAAGCGCCGGTGGTTCTTAAAATTTGTACAGATTCATTAGCGCAAGAAGAGAAAGCACGCCTAAAAGCGATGAATATACCGATTATTGAGCACAAGCCACTGGCTAGAGCTTTTTATCATAAGATGAAACATGGTGAAGACTTCATTCCTAAAGAGTTTTATCGGGATGTTGCCATGATACTTTCAGCTTTAAATAAGCAGAAGAAAAAATGA
- a CDS encoding FHIPEP family type III secretion protein, producing MKQLFKGQSLLFNPSSVIIALLLPTIILVTLPGGVIDAFILVSFISSALLLVIMLENDEPLKVTFLPTVVLLLTTFRLLLSIATTRNIIANEDVGDVIETVGEFVMGGNLISGLLIFVIITIVQFLVVTKGGERVAEVGARFSLDALPGRQMTIDGDLKSGLITGEQAQKLRADLSTENKLFGSLDGAMKFVKGDSIAGILISLVNLFGGIYVGINQFDLSLSESVSRFSVLTIGDGLVSQIPSLLLSMACGVYLTRIKGAEEESSPFMGQLMTQIGSFWKSLLIIGGVIFVLGALNSNLLYVCVPLAFVCVLIAFFLWRRQGQPAGTMSFEPSGSGLYESLKFVLRDNSHQTLVQRRVEDIERVLWGQALGTPSIDFDSQMESDIEVYISDICVFKFSQSDSQDMIEVLGDEVFVRQDDVLTNISSIANYFLRKRMVEKYNLQYTSNIIEGLAAQSEVMKNEIDSAIGLNRVHDVMKEMIRAPEFYLDRVSFFEALIYWSRVESEPKNWLIRIRSQARYEITSRLLGEEEGIHVALLTPEITEAIESYVMGEVEDVDRLIQIQHGLRKEILRLTTQYGRKPVLVVNDSEINPVKAFFQQVMSTLLICSHGDITDQAYVTSSEPLQVTS from the coding sequence ATGAAGCAATTGTTTAAAGGGCAGTCGTTACTGTTTAATCCGAGTAGTGTCATTATTGCATTGCTTTTGCCGACCATTATTTTGGTTACACTACCCGGTGGTGTCATTGACGCGTTTATCTTAGTCAGCTTTATTAGCTCAGCGCTATTGCTTGTCATCATGCTTGAAAATGATGAGCCATTAAAAGTGACTTTTTTGCCGACAGTTGTACTGCTTCTAACCACTTTTCGTCTGTTACTTTCTATTGCAACAACCCGAAATATCATCGCCAATGAAGATGTAGGAGATGTGATCGAGACGGTTGGTGAGTTTGTAATGGGTGGAAATCTTATTTCTGGTCTGTTGATCTTTGTCATCATCACTATTGTTCAATTTTTGGTGGTGACCAAAGGTGGTGAACGTGTTGCAGAAGTTGGCGCTCGTTTCTCTCTGGATGCATTACCCGGAAGACAGATGACCATAGATGGTGATTTAAAAAGTGGATTAATCACTGGTGAACAAGCTCAAAAATTGCGTGCAGACTTGAGCACGGAGAACAAACTTTTCGGCTCTCTTGATGGCGCGATGAAGTTTGTAAAAGGTGACTCTATTGCTGGTATTTTGATCAGCTTGGTCAACCTATTTGGTGGTATCTATGTTGGAATTAATCAGTTCGATCTCTCTCTATCAGAAAGTGTGAGCCGTTTTTCTGTTCTGACTATCGGTGACGGACTGGTCTCGCAAATACCAAGTTTACTTTTATCTATGGCATGTGGGGTATATCTCACACGTATTAAGGGTGCCGAAGAAGAATCTAGCCCTTTCATGGGGCAGCTGATGACGCAAATAGGCTCATTTTGGAAAAGCCTATTGATTATCGGTGGAGTGATTTTTGTCCTAGGTGCTTTAAATAGTAACTTACTGTACGTCTGTGTGCCGTTAGCTTTTGTTTGTGTGTTGATAGCGTTTTTTCTCTGGCGTAGACAGGGGCAGCCTGCTGGTACTATGAGCTTTGAGCCATCAGGTTCGGGTTTGTATGAGTCACTAAAATTTGTACTACGTGATAATAGTCATCAAACCTTAGTTCAGCGTCGAGTTGAAGATATTGAACGCGTTTTATGGGGGCAAGCACTTGGCACTCCTTCAATTGACTTTGATAGCCAAATGGAAAGTGACATCGAGGTGTATATCTCTGATATTTGTGTGTTCAAATTTAGCCAAAGTGATTCACAAGATATGATCGAAGTGTTGGGTGATGAAGTGTTTGTTCGTCAAGACGATGTACTTACCAATATTTCAAGCATTGCAAACTACTTTCTCAGAAAGCGTATGGTTGAAAAATATAACCTTCAATACACCAGTAATATCATTGAAGGTCTAGCTGCTCAGAGCGAGGTCATGAAAAATGAGATTGACTCCGCCATTGGACTAAACCGCGTTCATGATGTGATGAAGGAAATGATTCGTGCGCCGGAGTTTTACCTAGATCGAGTCAGTTTTTTTGAAGCCTTGATATATTGGTCACGAGTTGAAAGTGAGCCGAAAAACTGGCTGATTCGTATCCGAAGCCAAGCTCGATATGAGATTACATCAAGACTATTGGGTGAAGAGGAAGGTATTCACGTTGCTCTATTGACACCAGAAATTACTGAAGCAATTGAGTCCTATGTGATGGGTGAAGTTGAAGATGTTGACCGCCTTATACAGATACAACATGGCTTAAGAAAAGAAATACTCCGTTTAACAACCCAATATGGCCGTAAACCAGTTCTAGTTGTAAACGACAGTGAAATAAACCCAGTAAAAGCTTTCTTCCAACAGGTAATGTCGACCTTGTTAATATGTAGCCATGGCGATATTACCGATCAGGCATACGTAACAAGTTCAGAACCTCTTCAGGTTACATCTTAA